The Thermococcus peptonophilus genomic sequence GTGATCAACGTGACCGACCATGCCAATGTTAACCTCAGCCTGTCTGAACTCCTTCTTCTTCGCCATCTCTCTCACCTCTAATGAGTAGAAAAGACGGGCGCTTATTAAGGTTTCTTAGAAAGAGGTTTTGGAGAGAGGGGATAATTTCCCCTCAGAACACTATCTTCATATTCACCTGAACGATGTTCGGGCTTATGGTGTTGCCGTGGACGGTCTTCTTCCTCCTCTCGCCCCTCTCCCTTGGCCTGAAGCCGGGGCCGCGTGAGAGGAGAATCTTAACCCTCCTCGGGCCGTGGACGTCGGGCCTCATGGGGAAGCCGTCCTTGTCAGTTCCTCCGGTGATCTTGAGCTTGGCGTC encodes the following:
- a CDS encoding 30S ribosomal protein S6e; this encodes MATFKLVISNPKNGVAKQVEISGPEADRLIGKRIGEEIPASELGLNLSEIFGEEIPADAKLKITGGTDKDGFPMRPDVHGPRRVKILLSRGPGFRPRERGERRKKTVHGNTISPNIVQVNMKIVF